The following coding sequences lie in one Agrobacterium vitis genomic window:
- a CDS encoding amino acid synthesis family protein: MELNIRRMLTVKDDAYDDGVTRVERPLRKVAVIFVVANPLAGTRGANVQGLIDVSPKLGEMMGRKLVEAMGEFEIQGYGKGGLVGLGGEQEHANALLTTAFANPLRSQIGGGEAWISSYQKVVAPNAVIDIPMNHKDEIYVRSHYDGMTLTVPNGPQYDEIAIIFCAASRGRLSARVGGLTHEEVLTRKMAVQASREGAT; the protein is encoded by the coding sequence ATGGAACTAAATATCCGTCGTATGCTGACGGTCAAAGACGACGCCTATGACGATGGCGTCACCCGCGTGGAAAGGCCGCTTCGAAAGGTGGCCGTCATCTTCGTCGTCGCGAATCCGCTTGCCGGTACGCGGGGAGCCAATGTGCAGGGGTTGATCGACGTCAGCCCGAAGCTTGGTGAAATGATGGGGCGCAAGCTCGTCGAGGCGATGGGAGAGTTCGAGATCCAGGGCTATGGCAAGGGCGGCCTCGTGGGGCTGGGCGGAGAGCAGGAGCATGCCAACGCCTTGCTGACGACCGCTTTTGCCAACCCGCTGCGGAGTCAGATTGGCGGGGGGGAAGCGTGGATTTCTTCCTACCAAAAGGTTGTCGCACCGAATGCGGTCATCGACATCCCGATGAACCACAAGGACGAAATCTATGTCCGTTCGCATTATGACGGCATGACCCTCACCGTTCCGAACGGGCCTCAATACGACGAGATCGCGATCATCTTCTGTGCCGCGAGCCGCGGACGGCTGAGTGCCCGCGTCGGCGGCCTTACCCATGAGGAGGTGCTGACGCGCAAGATGGCTGTTCAGGCTAGTCGGGAGGGCGCGACGTGA
- a CDS encoding amidohydrolase family protein has protein sequence MKTAIVNIGKIVSGDLAAPFVAGDGLLMEDGRIAEIGSLDAAQIEAADVVIDADGAVAIPGLIDSHVHITFGDYTPRQKTVGYLESYVHGGVTSSVSASEVHVPGRPKDPAGVKALAVAAMKCFETFRPGGMRVHAGAVILEPGLTAADMVELRSLGLRYAKAGFGAFATPFDYASLVKAARDAGLITMAHTGGASIPGSSGIWAEHILAMNPHVSFHVNGGPIAMPEAGFERLVCESEVALQICTAGNLRTALLVADLATKHDKLDRLLIATDTPTGSGIMPLGMLYTISHLCALSDMPPEIAIAAATGNNARVFGLSSGILAVGRDADVVLVDAGAGGSQTDALAALRNGDIPAVCAVVTDGVPRFVGRSRNTPAGQRNVRTASSRIVNLFDHTGH, from the coding sequence GTGAAGACCGCGATCGTCAACATTGGCAAGATAGTGTCCGGTGATCTGGCCGCTCCCTTCGTGGCCGGGGATGGCCTTTTGATGGAAGATGGGCGCATCGCCGAAATTGGAAGCCTCGATGCCGCACAGATCGAGGCTGCTGATGTGGTCATCGATGCCGACGGCGCGGTCGCGATTCCCGGGCTCATCGATTCCCACGTCCATATCACCTTCGGCGACTACACGCCGCGGCAAAAGACGGTCGGCTATCTCGAAAGCTATGTTCATGGCGGTGTCACGTCATCGGTCTCCGCCTCGGAGGTGCATGTTCCCGGCCGGCCCAAAGATCCTGCGGGTGTGAAGGCGCTCGCTGTCGCGGCCATGAAGTGTTTCGAGACATTCCGGCCAGGTGGCATGCGCGTTCATGCAGGCGCGGTCATATTGGAACCCGGCCTCACGGCCGCCGACATGGTGGAGTTACGTTCCCTGGGGCTGCGTTATGCGAAGGCCGGGTTCGGGGCGTTCGCCACTCCGTTCGACTATGCATCCCTGGTCAAGGCGGCTCGAGATGCCGGGCTCATTACGATGGCGCATACCGGCGGAGCATCTATACCCGGGTCCTCCGGAATTTGGGCGGAACACATTCTTGCAATGAACCCCCATGTTTCGTTTCACGTCAATGGCGGTCCGATAGCAATGCCCGAAGCGGGCTTCGAACGGCTGGTATGCGAATCTGAAGTTGCCTTGCAGATCTGCACCGCGGGAAACCTGCGTACCGCCCTGCTTGTGGCCGATCTTGCGACGAAACATGACAAGCTCGACCGACTTTTGATCGCCACCGATACGCCCACCGGAAGCGGGATCATGCCGCTCGGAATGCTGTATACGATCAGCCATCTTTGCGCGCTGAGTGATATGCCCCCGGAAATTGCGATTGCAGCCGCAACCGGAAACAATGCGAGGGTTTTCGGGCTTTCTTCCGGCATACTGGCTGTGGGCCGAGATGCGGATGTCGTGCTGGTCGATGCGGGCGCAGGCGGATCGCAGACGGATGCTTTGGCAGCGTTGCGAAACGGCGACATACCTGCCGTGTGCGCGGTCGTTACGGATGGCGTTCCCCGTTTTGTCGGGCGCAGCCGAAACACGCCAGCCGGCCAGCGCAACGTTCGCACGGCGTCCAGCCGCATCGTCAATCTTTTCGATCACACGGGACATTGA
- a CDS encoding DUF4286 family protein, producing MPADAVLFSEMTPQPDWEDTFNTWYDTEHIPIRMKVPGFEGAQRYRDIAGGGYLAVYDMAAPEVLESAEYLQIKNSPSEQTASMLGSVSGFTRYTGKLIGLQMRPQVEDVDMLLSSPFLYAVFFSVPADSEADFNAWYDAEHVPMLLGCAEWLGCRRYRIVSGAPENFTHIALHHLKDLSALDSPERARARRTEWRDRLASNDWFKGSYGTFARHGERFIGDAPQLS from the coding sequence ATGCCTGCCGATGCCGTTCTCTTCTCTGAAATGACGCCCCAGCCGGATTGGGAAGATACCTTCAACACGTGGTACGACACGGAGCACATCCCGATTCGGATGAAAGTCCCAGGTTTCGAGGGCGCGCAGCGCTATCGCGATATCGCAGGCGGCGGATATCTTGCCGTGTATGACATGGCTGCGCCCGAAGTGCTCGAAAGCGCTGAATATCTGCAGATCAAGAACAGCCCTTCAGAGCAGACCGCCTCCATGCTGGGATCGGTGTCCGGCTTCACCCGCTATACAGGCAAGCTAATCGGCTTGCAGATGCGGCCGCAGGTGGAGGACGTGGACATGCTTCTCTCATCACCATTCCTGTATGCGGTCTTCTTCAGCGTTCCCGCAGACAGCGAGGCGGATTTCAACGCGTGGTACGACGCTGAACACGTCCCCATGCTGCTTGGCTGCGCCGAATGGCTCGGATGTCGGCGCTATCGGATCGTGTCGGGCGCTCCCGAAAACTTCACCCATATCGCCCTGCACCATCTGAAGGACCTGTCGGCACTCGACAGCCCGGAACGGGCGCGTGCGCGAAGGACAGAGTGGCGCGACCGGCTCGCGTCCAACGACTGGTTCAAGGGAAGCTATGGTACGTTTGCCCGTCATGGCGAGCGGTTTATCGGGGACGCCCCGCAGTTATCCTGA
- a CDS encoding FAD-dependent oxidoreductase has translation MVRLPVMASGLSGTPRSYPDAVSSSSPRMPAVPAIAIILEGKVRMDNRIVIVGAGPAGLVTALTLVKAGLPVLVIERNATLLDDPRAATIHPATLDILDELGIVDKVKEEGLYAPVFQFWDRPSGAMVAEFDHALLKGETRHPYVIQCEQFKLSRIVCDLISANALAEIRFNANVQEIAVVDEGKVRLTVSTPEGNETIETPWLIGCDGGRSTVRKSAGIEFGGFTWPERFVVITTPFDFAAEHGYSYRSYFADPDEWCNCFKVSGYDGVALWRTVFPADPAIGDDELLSRQFAEQKLQRFFPKSSPYEVVHHNIYTVHQRVAETFRKGRVLLAGDSAHINNPIGGMGLNGGVQDAFSLGQKLATVIRAEAGEHVLDLYDFQRRTITTKFVQEQSIQNKKRLEAKDADVRQRNLDELRSIAADAKLAKEFLMRTSMIAAQRAANALTL, from the coding sequence ATGGTACGTTTGCCCGTCATGGCGAGCGGTTTATCGGGGACGCCCCGCAGTTATCCTGACGCAGTTTCTTCGTCATCGCCGCGGATGCCCGCCGTACCGGCCATCGCGATCATTTTAGAAGGCAAAGTGAGAATGGATAATCGTATCGTTATCGTCGGCGCTGGACCGGCAGGTCTCGTGACCGCGCTGACCCTCGTGAAGGCAGGCCTACCCGTTCTGGTTATCGAACGAAACGCCACGCTGCTGGACGATCCGCGTGCGGCGACGATCCATCCCGCGACGCTCGATATTCTGGACGAGTTGGGCATCGTGGACAAGGTGAAGGAGGAAGGGCTGTACGCGCCGGTCTTCCAGTTCTGGGACCGCCCGTCGGGCGCGATGGTCGCCGAGTTCGATCATGCGTTGCTGAAGGGAGAGACCCGCCACCCCTATGTTATTCAGTGTGAACAGTTCAAGCTGTCGCGTATCGTCTGCGATCTTATTTCCGCCAATGCGCTTGCCGAGATTCGTTTCAATGCGAATGTCCAGGAGATCGCGGTTGTCGATGAAGGCAAGGTCCGCCTGACGGTTTCGACGCCCGAAGGAAATGAGACGATCGAAACGCCCTGGCTGATCGGTTGCGACGGCGGTCGCAGCACCGTGCGCAAGTCGGCGGGCATCGAATTTGGTGGCTTCACGTGGCCGGAGCGTTTCGTGGTCATCACCACGCCCTTCGATTTCGCGGCAGAGCATGGCTATAGCTATCGCAGCTACTTCGCCGATCCCGACGAATGGTGCAATTGCTTCAAGGTGAGCGGCTATGACGGGGTGGCGTTGTGGCGTACTGTATTTCCGGCCGATCCGGCCATCGGCGATGACGAGTTGCTCAGCCGGCAATTCGCCGAGCAGAAGCTTCAGCGCTTCTTTCCCAAAAGCTCGCCCTACGAGGTCGTTCATCACAATATCTACACGGTTCATCAGCGCGTCGCGGAGACCTTCCGGAAGGGCCGTGTTCTCCTCGCCGGGGATTCGGCCCATATCAACAATCCGATCGGCGGGATGGGGTTGAACGGCGGCGTGCAGGACGCCTTCAGCCTGGGGCAGAAGCTTGCGACCGTTATCAGAGCAGAAGCTGGCGAGCACGTTCTCGACCTTTACGATTTTCAGCGCCGCACGATCACCACGAAATTCGTTCAGGAACAGTCGATCCAGAATAAGAAGCGGCTTGAGGCGAAAGACGCCGATGTGCGCCAGCGTAATCTCGATGAACTCCGGTCGATTGCCGCCGATGCAAAGCTCGCCAAGGAGTTCCTGATGCGAACCTCGATGATCGCTGCACAGCGCGCGGCCAACGCGCTCACCTTGTAG
- a CDS encoding ABC transporter substrate-binding protein — MKITSKFTYIAAMLVLCAGSAHGAETFRYGTVAIKGDAGFVYMGTQPGITKKYGADIDLQAFQGDAILLKALIAGQIDAYIGNPGGPMIAASKGANIKIVGCPWPGLTYALYTKSDVGSVADLRGKTIGVSAPGALPDLFAKAVVMSAGMTASDVKFTVSGSDAERVAAVAAGVTAAAPSSSEFTAKAASLGLKQLVHARDIVPKYIRFCIMTRGDLLKSEPGRVEAFLAAQIDGFSKALNDKKAMTELSFEKANLPKDDPSPELIYNEVTQYNAVDPTMAVNVENLAWMRDLLVKTGNIKGDFDPATMVDTAVLTKARALASSKQ; from the coding sequence ATGAAAATAACGAGCAAATTTACTTACATCGCCGCCATGCTGGTCCTTTGCGCAGGCTCCGCCCATGGCGCGGAAACGTTCCGCTATGGAACCGTCGCCATCAAGGGAGATGCCGGTTTCGTATACATGGGCACGCAACCCGGCATCACCAAAAAATATGGTGCCGACATCGACCTGCAAGCTTTTCAGGGTGACGCTATTCTTTTGAAAGCGCTTATCGCCGGCCAGATCGACGCCTATATCGGCAATCCTGGCGGTCCGATGATTGCCGCAAGCAAGGGCGCGAACATCAAGATCGTGGGATGCCCGTGGCCCGGACTTACCTATGCCCTCTACACGAAATCCGATGTCGGGTCGGTCGCGGACCTGCGCGGCAAGACGATCGGCGTTTCCGCTCCAGGAGCGTTGCCCGACCTTTTTGCCAAAGCAGTGGTCATGTCGGCCGGCATGACCGCTAGTGACGTGAAATTTACCGTATCAGGCAGCGATGCCGAACGCGTGGCGGCGGTTGCCGCTGGCGTTACCGCTGCCGCACCCAGCTCAAGCGAATTCACCGCCAAGGCTGCGAGCCTTGGTCTGAAGCAATTGGTCCATGCTCGCGATATCGTTCCCAAGTATATACGGTTCTGCATCATGACGCGCGGCGACCTGCTCAAGAGCGAGCCCGGTCGGGTCGAAGCCTTCCTTGCGGCGCAGATCGATGGTTTTTCGAAAGCCCTCAATGACAAGAAGGCGATGACGGAACTGTCTTTCGAAAAAGCCAACCTGCCGAAGGACGATCCTTCGCCGGAGCTGATCTACAACGAGGTGACGCAGTATAATGCTGTCGATCCCACTATGGCCGTAAACGTCGAAAACCTGGCCTGGATGCGGGATCTGCTAGTGAAGACAGGCAACATCAAAGGTGATTTCGACCCCGCGACCATGGTCGATACGGCTGTGCTGACAAAGGCCCGTGCTCTTGCCTCCAGCAAGCAGTAG
- a CDS encoding ABC transporter ATP-binding protein, protein MSLVQLQNVAKTFLTKVGGSKRSVEALRGVSFNVERGEILAITGASGCGKTTLLRIIMGLEQLTTGAVFVGGRHVDGCGYDRGLVFQHAELLPWRNALKNVAFGLELKGVATPEREVAAREFLELVGLGNAADRLPHQLSGGMKQRVGIARALAIQPEVLLMDEPFGALDAQTREGLQDELMEIQTKTQQTVIIVTHDLDEAVLLADRVVVMEKGVVKEILNIKLPRPRPSLAALRGNPEFGDKRLRLWELLRQGKGKQEGRAS, encoded by the coding sequence GTGTCACTTGTCCAACTGCAGAATGTCGCCAAGACCTTCCTCACGAAGGTCGGCGGCAGCAAAAGGAGTGTCGAGGCTCTCCGCGGAGTTTCGTTCAACGTCGAAAGGGGAGAGATACTAGCTATCACGGGGGCAAGTGGCTGCGGGAAGACCACGTTGCTGAGAATTATCATGGGCTTGGAACAACTGACGACGGGCGCGGTGTTTGTCGGCGGCAGACACGTTGATGGATGTGGTTACGACCGAGGGCTGGTCTTTCAGCATGCGGAATTGCTTCCGTGGCGCAACGCGCTGAAGAACGTCGCCTTCGGCCTGGAACTAAAGGGCGTGGCTACTCCCGAGCGCGAAGTCGCGGCTCGCGAGTTCCTCGAACTTGTCGGCCTCGGCAATGCTGCCGATCGTCTGCCTCACCAGCTTTCGGGCGGGATGAAACAGCGCGTCGGGATTGCGAGGGCGCTGGCCATTCAGCCGGAAGTCCTGCTGATGGACGAGCCGTTCGGCGCGCTGGATGCCCAGACCCGCGAAGGTTTGCAGGACGAGCTCATGGAGATACAGACGAAGACGCAGCAGACCGTTATCATCGTCACCCACGATCTAGACGAAGCGGTGCTGCTGGCCGACAGGGTCGTCGTCATGGAAAAAGGGGTGGTGAAGGAAATCCTCAATATCAAGCTGCCGCGACCGAGGCCGAGTCTTGCGGCTCTAAGGGGCAATCCCGAATTTGGCGACAAGCGGTTGCGCCTCTGGGAGCTTCTCAGACAGGGCAAAGGAAAGCAGGAAGGCAGAGCATCATGA
- a CDS encoding ABC transporter permease, whose protein sequence is MTLNGRLPTAFFQSMQVFFLGFAIATLSGISLGLVLGRSRSLEALFGFYLTAGNSMPMIAVVPLFILWFGLGFGVKVAIIAALSFFPICISTWDGVRSVPKSLVEVGRSFVGSRSAILFKIVLPASVPSIMAGLRLAVGKGVIALVIAEFLTSLSGLGGIILSAANNFDTAEMLAPIVVLLAFAVALNAVMLRLERFLAPWHLEVTG, encoded by the coding sequence ATGACGCTCAACGGCCGTTTGCCGACGGCATTCTTTCAAAGCATGCAGGTCTTCTTCTTGGGGTTTGCGATTGCCACGCTTAGCGGCATAAGTCTCGGCCTAGTGCTTGGTCGGTCGCGTTCGCTTGAAGCTCTGTTTGGTTTCTATCTGACCGCCGGAAACTCGATGCCGATGATCGCAGTCGTGCCCCTGTTCATCCTGTGGTTCGGTCTCGGTTTCGGCGTGAAAGTCGCGATTATCGCCGCCCTTTCCTTTTTCCCTATCTGCATCAGCACCTGGGACGGCGTGCGATCGGTTCCCAAATCCCTGGTTGAGGTCGGAAGATCTTTTGTTGGCTCACGTTCGGCGATCCTCTTCAAGATTGTGCTACCGGCTTCGGTGCCATCGATCATGGCCGGCCTCCGGCTTGCCGTCGGCAAGGGTGTTATCGCACTCGTAATCGCGGAGTTCCTGACGTCATTGTCCGGACTTGGAGGGATCATCCTCAGCGCAGCAAACAACTTCGACACCGCCGAAATGCTGGCTCCCATCGTGGTTCTGCTGGCTTTCGCTGTCGCGTTGAATGCGGTAATGCTGAGGCTGGAGCGGTTCTTGGCACCGTGGCATCTCGAGGTGACGGGGTAA
- the tnpA gene encoding IS66-like element accessory protein TnpA — translation MDIMDDRPGLVSRMEIVERGRRRRFTDEAKLAIVAESYSGLRQVTATAARHGITRWQLNGWRRAAREGKLSGTSADGFVPALIVPEPSVATAEPASTTPVQPLATNCGRMEVMSANGRRIIVDRDVDVEALLRIMRGLETLR, via the coding sequence ATGGACATTATGGATGACCGCCCGGGTCTGGTCAGCCGGATGGAGATTGTCGAGAGGGGTCGACGTCGGCGATTCACGGATGAGGCGAAGCTGGCGATCGTGGCGGAAAGTTATAGCGGTCTGCGCCAGGTCACCGCAACGGCAGCGCGTCACGGGATCACGCGCTGGCAGTTGAACGGGTGGCGCAGGGCCGCGCGTGAAGGAAAGCTTTCCGGGACTTCAGCGGATGGCTTCGTACCGGCACTGATCGTACCGGAGCCCAGTGTCGCAACAGCCGAGCCCGCATCGACTACGCCCGTGCAGCCCCTCGCAACGAACTGCGGTCGCATGGAAGTCATGAGCGCGAACGGCAGGCGTATCATCGTAGATCGGGATGTCGACGTTGAGGCGTTGCTGCGGATCATGCGTGGTCTGGAGACGCTGAGATGA
- the tnpB gene encoding IS66 family insertion sequence element accessory protein TnpB (TnpB, as the term is used for proteins encoded by IS66 family insertion elements, is considered an accessory protein, since TnpC, encoded by a neighboring gene, is a DDE family transposase.) yields the protein MNPFPMGSGVKVWLATGHTDMRCGFPSLALRVQEVLKHEPLSGHLFVFRGRRSDILKIIWHDGLGACLFTRRLEKGRFIWPNVEGGAVAISPAQLSYLLSGIDWRNPQETWRPTRV from the coding sequence ATGAACCCATTTCCAATGGGATCAGGGGTCAAGGTGTGGCTGGCGACGGGCCATACCGACATGCGGTGCGGCTTTCCTTCGTTGGCGCTACGGGTACAGGAAGTCTTGAAGCATGAGCCATTGTCAGGCCACCTGTTCGTCTTCCGGGGTCGCAGATCGGATATTTTGAAGATCATTTGGCACGATGGATTGGGCGCTTGTCTGTTTACCCGACGGCTGGAGAAAGGTCGGTTCATTTGGCCGAATGTGGAGGGCGGCGCGGTTGCGATTTCGCCGGCGCAGCTATCTTATTTGCTTTCCGGGATAGACTGGCGCAACCCGCAAGAAACATGGCGCCCGACGCGGGTTTGA
- the tnpC gene encoding IS66 family transposase, whose amino-acid sequence MTTAPFSLPSDLASAQAALLAEREARLRSEAERDAAVAEAANAQARLSSTEALIAYLQLQIGKLEREQYGPRRERTQRLIDQLELQLEELVAAATEDELAAEAAAAKAQTVRAFTRKRPVRKPWPDNIERERVVIDAPTVCNGCGSSRLSKLGEDITETLEEIPRRFKVIETVREKFTCRDCEAISQAPAPFYTTPRGFLGPNLLAAIMFDKFAQHQPLNRQGRRFKCEGIDLSTQTLADQVGHVSAAVKPLFDLVESHVFEAERLHGDDTTIPILAKGQCTTGRIWTYVRDDKPFAGPAPPAAVFYASSDRRGEHPQKHLAEFEGILQADCYNGFNPLFDWTTKQVPVTPAFCFAHARRKFFELADVSRNARRGKGAKPISATALEAVKRIDALFDIERDINGWSADERLAVRQEKSKPLLVDMEEWLRRERESLSRSSPVIEPINYMLSRWADFARYVDDGRICMTNNAAERALRGIALGRRNWTFAGSERGADRAAVMLTLLTTARLNEIDPKAWLADVLARIADTPVSRLHELLPWKWKAQRSPSTLAAA is encoded by the coding sequence ATGACGACGGCACCGTTCTCCCTTCCTTCGGACCTTGCCAGCGCCCAGGCGGCGCTGCTGGCTGAACGTGAAGCGCGGTTGCGCAGCGAGGCCGAGCGGGATGCCGCCGTCGCCGAAGCGGCGAATGCCCAAGCCAGGCTCTCCAGCACCGAAGCTTTGATCGCGTATCTGCAACTGCAGATCGGAAAACTGGAACGTGAACAATACGGCCCGCGCCGTGAGCGCACCCAGCGGCTTATCGACCAGCTTGAATTGCAACTCGAGGAACTGGTGGCTGCGGCGACCGAGGATGAACTGGCGGCTGAAGCTGCTGCGGCGAAAGCCCAGACCGTACGTGCCTTCACGCGCAAGCGACCGGTACGCAAGCCCTGGCCGGATAATATCGAGCGCGAACGCGTCGTCATAGATGCCCCCACGGTTTGCAACGGCTGTGGCAGCTCGCGGCTGTCGAAGCTTGGTGAGGACATTACCGAGACATTGGAGGAGATCCCCCGCCGCTTCAAGGTGATCGAAACGGTGCGAGAGAAGTTCACTTGCCGTGATTGCGAGGCGATCAGCCAGGCGCCGGCGCCGTTCTACACCACGCCGCGGGGCTTCCTCGGCCCCAACCTGCTGGCGGCGATCATGTTCGACAAGTTCGCCCAGCACCAGCCGCTGAACAGGCAGGGCCGACGCTTCAAATGCGAGGGGATCGATCTGTCGACCCAGACGCTGGCCGATCAGGTCGGCCATGTCAGCGCCGCCGTCAAGCCGCTCTTCGATTTGGTCGAAAGCCACGTGTTCGAGGCCGAGCGGCTTCACGGCGACGACACGACGATACCGATCCTGGCCAAAGGACAATGCACGACGGGCCGCATATGGACATATGTGCGCGACGACAAGCCCTTCGCAGGTCCCGCGCCGCCCGCGGCGGTCTTTTACGCCTCCAGCGACCGGCGCGGCGAACATCCGCAAAAACACCTGGCCGAATTCGAAGGCATTCTGCAGGCCGATTGCTATAACGGCTTCAATCCCTTGTTCGATTGGACGACGAAACAGGTGCCGGTGACGCCTGCCTTCTGCTTTGCCCATGCGCGCCGAAAGTTCTTCGAACTTGCCGATGTCTCTCGAAACGCCCGTCGGGGCAAAGGTGCAAAACCTATCTCGGCAACTGCGCTGGAGGCGGTGAAGCGGATCGACGCCCTTTTTGACATTGAGCGTGACATCAACGGATGGAGCGCCGATGAGCGGCTCGCCGTGCGTCAGGAAAAAAGCAAGCCGCTGCTCGTCGACATGGAAGAGTGGCTGCGCCGGGAACGAGAGAGCCTGTCGCGGTCCTCACCCGTGATCGAACCTATCAATTACATGCTGTCGCGCTGGGCCGACTTCGCCCGATACGTCGACGATGGCAGAATCTGCATGACGAATAACGCGGCGGAAAGAGCCTTGCGCGGAATTGCCCTGGGGCGCCGAAACTGGACATTCGCCGGTTCCGAACGCGGTGCGGACCGCGCGGCAGTCATGCTAACCCTGCTCACGACTGCGCGTCTGAACGAAATCGATCCCAAGGCCTGGCTCGCCGACGTGCTCGCACGTATCGCAGACACTCCCGTCTCCCGCCTGCATGAATTGCTGCCTTGGAAGTGGAAGGCGCAAAGATCCCCATCTACCCTGGCTGCCGCGTAA
- a CDS encoding DUF6429 family protein, with product MDIDEDKIDDAVLALLWLTLHDECCAWKGFDWATTDRLHKKGLIGDPVNKSKSLILTDEGLRQSEELFRQLFTRQPG from the coding sequence ATGGATATCGACGAGGACAAGATCGACGATGCGGTTCTTGCGCTGTTGTGGCTAACGCTCCACGACGAGTGCTGCGCCTGGAAAGGCTTTGACTGGGCAACGACAGATAGGCTCCACAAGAAGGGTTTGATCGGCGATCCGGTCAACAAGTCGAAGTCGCTCATTCTGACGGATGAAGGCCTGCGGCAGTCGGAGGAGCTATTCCGACAGCTGTTTACGCGGCAGCCAGGGTAG